The sequence ATCATTATCCAGTATATCAGGAAAAGCTGCAGAAGCTTTTTGAATATTCTTCTAGATAATGGGGGTTTTGGAgtcaaaaatgttgtaaataaaataaaggttactGGAGTGTGTTAGTTTTTCTACTAAATTGTTAACTGCTTTGTAGGGAACTAATTGTGAAATGTCCTAGCAATTTCGGAGTAAAAATaatttctacaccaattttttttcaatgtagaCAAACTGGTTTAGTGGGATTGTACAGCATACTGCATTTaagcaataaaaacattaaaactaatgttatttttataactCAAGCACACCATTTAGCACAGAAATCATACTTTTTAGgcattcaaaaatataaacttttttctattttggaCAGCAAAGATGacgcaggtgtttttttttttttgtttttttgtttttctcatagcAGAGGAATAGGGGTTGTGTAGAGCCCACTGAGATAAAGCTCAGAAACACTGCCTTGCACCCCAACATCAGTCTCTGCTAAACCCCCACAGACCCCCACGCTATCCCAGGTTTTATTGGGACTGTCCATGACTAACAGTGAATCTGGAGCGAGGCTGTCATTCCTTAGCTCCTCCCAAAGATTCCCtttaaacaaagacagaaaacaagTCATGAACAACAGAGCAGCTCAACCACTGCAAATATGGCCAATGTTTCAAACTCGATCTTACCATGTAGTTGTAGATCTGTGAGGCTAGGATTTAATGCATCGACATCATTACTGGTTTCTCCATCCAGCAGAAGCTCCTGCATGCTTGCTGTAGCGCTGTGACCAGCCTGCAGGGCGGTGCTGTAGCTCGGTGGGGTGTGTGCTGGTAAGGGGGAATCCAAGCAGCCTGTCCTGGGACTGGAAGGATGCCCGGCACTGGGCTGATGGGTGACAGGAGGGTAGTATGAGAAAGATAAAGGACCTGGGGATAAGTAGGGGGGTGGTGGGATGACAGTTTGAGAGGGTAAAAGGTTGTAGAGAGACTGCTGATGTGGGACGCTTGTGTCATGGACAGGTTGGTGTCCGTAAGCAGGATGCATGGCAACTCTTAAAGGTTGAGAATGTGTATGACTGCTCGGTAGACTGAAGTGAGCTCCAAGAGACTTCAATCTTTCAGGTCTCTCCCCAAGAAGGCGTTCCAGCTCTTCTAAAACAATGagcataaatacatatttttaatatacattatataaatatatattttagcatacAAACAAGCAATATTGTGTAATATCTAAAACGTCTTGGGtcagtaagtttgtttttattgaaattaatatttttattcagcaaggatgcattaaattgatcaaaagagacagttaTATGTTACAAAGATTTGTctcaaataaattttgttctaTTGAACTGAATATATCAAATGTAATtgaatgtatcacagtttccccaaaaatgttaagcagcacaacatttatCAACATTaatcaatgtttcttgagcaccaaatcagcatattagaatgatttcttaaggatcatgtgacactgaagactggagaaatgactgctgataattcacctttgccatcccagaaataaattccatttaaaaataaattgaaatagtaaacatttcatttaaattgtaataatatttcacattaatactgtttttactttatttttaatcaaataaacgcgGTCTTTGTGAgcatatataataaaactttaacatttaaaaaaacatacagcacacacacacaactaatacCTCTGAGGACAAAAAAAACTAGAAGAAATTTGAGATCAcagattttaataattgtaactcCGCATATTGACAGATTGGAATGTCCATGTAAGTGTTTTTATGTGGGACTCAACAAGAGAAGGTTACATGATAGATTGGCTTAACATTGATATGCAATATGGACTGTTAACATGAACAATCCAATGGTGAAAGTTAATTATACAGATAGTATATGATAGTAATTTGCAGGCCATTGGAATCGAGCTGGTGACATTAAATATCAGAGGTGGAGATAGACTTAGACGGTTAAAGCAACAATAACTTAATGGATACATAAACTGAATGCTCTCTCATATCCTGGTCTTAATGAAGATAtccatttttgtaattattagttTTGCTTtgaggtgctttttttttttttttatttgttcagttgtgatatatttattcttatataggtttgaaaaaaatatgctaatttttttttcactataatgtttttttgggaTTGTATGATAaagtttcatttcattatttttggtcTTATGTAAAAGTTTTTGGATTGTttgagaaatgcaaaaaaatcccAAGAGACATCTAGTGGTTAGATCCGGAAAATGTATAGTCACAGGTGTCTCTGCTTAGCCACTTTTTGCTCTCTATTGTCTAACACCCTGACGACGGTCTGCTTGGGCTGATACGTGTTGGTGTCTTTTTAATATGTCTTAGAATAAAGACTTTTTACTATGCAAGTACCAGGATGTAGATCTGTTTGTATTTTGCAACAGGAAATACCAAATATACTTTGTCTTTCTTAGTGTTTTCTGAgcatagatttttattattataaaattgttgtaattgtagaattattatttatatttgtaaacattttagcaTTAAAATAACATGTAAGCATTTTTTATAAAAGGATAGGAGCACACGTAtacaatacatttacaataatCATATTGCATAAGTGAATTTAGGTAATCTGggacattttttgcacatttaatgtTCAGACCAACAAATACGACCTTGAATATTGCAGTATTTGCCTAATGGCATCTGATCCCTTTGTGTACCTGGTCGGGCCATGCTCCTCCGGACAGTCAGGGGATCTTTACGTCTCCACTTGTGAAGTTCCTCCTGCATCTTTTCTACCTTCGCTGACCTTGGGTGCCACAGGCAGCCCTTTCGAGAAGAGTTTCCATTCTTGGTCTCCACTTTCTCAAAGCATTTGTTCAAAGAGAGGTTGTGTCGGACAGAATTCTTCCAGCCATCAGGTGCTGTCTGAGGAATAACAAATGAAACAGTGGTTCATCATGAAATTGTAACATGGTGGCTAAATTGGTTTCTAGAATATTCTAAGGTGTTCACAGAAAGAACTGAATCAAGAAAAGAGATTGCACCATTCATTTCTCTAACCAAGCATCTTTCTTACAACCCTTCTTTCAGTGAAGTCAACACTGGATAGGTATGGATTTGCATGTTTACCTAATGATGAGCCAAAATAATGTCACACTGTAAATCCATTTACCAGCACAGCGTCAAGAGGGGGCTGAACCAAATCATCAGGTTTATAAGGATCATGCCATAACAGGCATTTTCCACAAAGCCAGAGGAAATTAAATAACTCTATTTGCATTCTGTATTTGTCACATTAATCATGCACAGGCTTCTGTCAGGGATCCAAGGTATCACTGTAGATAAAGGTATATTATGTAGAAATTATTCTGAGATGCAGTAGTGCAGTTTACCTTAAAGTAGGGGAAATGCTCTGTCATGAAGCTGTAGATCTCACTTACTGGTAGACTGCCTGTTTTGCTATTCCTCAGAGCCAGGAATATGAGAATACTGAAAAGAAATATTCAACAATGAAACATAACCAATCAAACTGTGATGCattggtttattttgatttgtttgaatgtgttgtaagttacatttttatgcatttggcaggcaattttatccaaagtgactgcACATTCACATGAATAATGATAGGAATCAAATCTTTTCATTACAGACTGCTGATTACATAGTTTAGCTGTCagcaatttagttttttaaaaaaaataatataataattttaaatagaatgGCAGTTAGgttgtactgtaaatgttttgttcctgaatgaactGGTTAAATTAATTCAGTGACATACTCATGATACTGTCACTTGTCATCACCTACTGTGTAActatgtaacctgcagaaagaatcACTGAAAAATCTCCATTACTAACGCACAGACTGACATGCTGACTAAAACTAACTGTTGTCTAATATGTTGGGCCCGGAGACGACAGATGACAGTGAACAGACGTTTTAGAGAATGAGCTGCTTTGAAAAGATGCCTTAGTTTACCAGGATAGAACAGCTGAAGTGCACATACTTACCTGTAAGAGAAGACAGGTTTAGGGTAGAGTGTCTGGACAGAATTGTCTTGAGATGTTTGTGATGAGAGGCTTTGGTTATAGTTGTGAGAAATAGTGTCTATTCCTCTTGAAGAGTAAAACTAGagagagacatacacacacaaaaattaaaagccATAATAAATGCCTATTTGTGTGGTTAttagtagtttaaaaaaatgattttaattttaaagcctCCATTACGTAATGTGCCCATATTCAACAAGAGTGAGTCTTTGTTATTTGTCAGTCTAAAGATGTAGCAGAATTTCCTGCCAATGTTTTGACTGTGAACATGCATCCAAAACCATTTGATCATTTCTACCTTCTTACACATGCCAAGGCTAATACAGTAGTCATACTGACTTCCTTATAAGTAGCCAtaaattacagttcaaaagtgCAGTATgcgtttttaaattgttttaatcaagaatgatgcattaaattgatcaaaagtgacactaaagacttttataatgttaccaggaatttaatttcaaataaatgctgttttttaaaactttctattcatcaaaaaatcatgaaaaaaacataccatggtttccacaaagatataTTATGCAGCAGCTTTCAATATTGttatgataagaaatgtttattgagcatcaaataaac is a genomic window of Cyprinus carpio isolate SPL01 chromosome B15, ASM1834038v1, whole genome shotgun sequence containing:
- the LOC109104393 gene encoding forkhead box protein N1-like, with the translated sequence MCAPNLARVKPTSMTAFLCVTPQTPTHCCWLFFFFGDHICILQYLYFGYLSIYICGVLKKQFVGTMSSESQGLHFPSVSSSSSSPIPSPGDPQSFDHLGLPCIQMPESQSFEPVNKQCHQNNVGEGYAPYSQRESVPYRQKSAERFRRHSVDGSPVGQESGLMENNHYHPYRRQCSEGAISEVQTFSCLRRAGLVGKLITTDGMEEQSSWTPLSTDVENTSVMGTQHPYSVPQTSSEEPPDYTAVNHQTYSPMSPLQHQFYSSRGIDTISHNYNQSLSSQTSQDNSVQTLYPKPVFSYSILIFLALRNSKTGSLPVSEIYSFMTEHFPYFKTAPDGWKNSVRHNLSLNKCFEKVETKNGNSSRKGCLWHPRSAKVEKMQEELHKWRRKDPLTVRRSMARPEELERLLGERPERLKSLGAHFSLPSSHTHSQPLRVAMHPAYGHQPVHDTSVPHQQSLYNLLPSQTVIPPPPYLSPGPLSFSYYPPVTHQPSAGHPSSPRTGCLDSPLPAHTPPSYSTALQAGHSATASMQELLLDGETSNDVDALNPSLTDLQLHGNLWEELRNDSLAPDSLLVMDSPNKTWDSVGVCGGLAETDVGVQGSVSELYLSGLYTTPIPLL